One part of the Prunus persica cultivar Lovell chromosome G5, Prunus_persica_NCBIv2, whole genome shotgun sequence genome encodes these proteins:
- the LOC109949123 gene encoding uncharacterized protein LOC109949123 has translation MSHIQRARAYSPYPSLESRSFSKRCPSCPPEVVVKYPDGVRKVVRRSDFHKTKFPKSDGKDVDPNAPDCKSWVELAVEATLFEGSDSYYSEYFCKHLMKYCGGIEIDFGKSKKGSTSTSKVQD, from the exons ATGTCTCATATTCAACGTGCCCGTGCCTATTCCCCTTACCCTTCCTTAG AATCCAGGTCTTTTTCCAAGAGGT GTCCTAGTTGCCCTCCTGAGGTTGTGGTGAAATACCCAGACGGAGTTCGTAAGGTTGTTCGTCGTTCAGATTTTCACAAAACTAAATTTCCAAAATCGGATGGGAAGGATGTTGATCCTAATGCTCCTGACTGCAAGTCATGGGTTGAGCTTGCCGTTGAG GCAACGCTTTTTGAGGGGAGTGATAGTTATTATAGTGAATATTTCTGCAAACACTTAATGAAATATTGTGGTGGTATTGAGATAGACTTTGGCAAGTCAAAGAAAGGTTCGACTTCTACTAGTAAGGTTCAAGATTAG
- the LOC18777124 gene encoding lysine histidine transporter 1 isoform X1, with product MIESYIYFYSILLNCVWCIRGPGVAVLVLSWIITLYTLWQMVEMHEIVPGKRFDRYHELGQHAFGEKLGLWVVVPQQLMVECGVCIVYMITGGNSIKKIHDTLCPNCKSIKTTYFIMIFASVHFVLSHLPSFNSIAGVSLAAAVMSLSYSTIAWTASVHKGVDPEVQYGPKASSTAGNVFNFFSALGNVAFAFAGHNVVLEIQATIPSTPEKPSKKPMWKGVFIAYVVVALCYFPVAMIGYWVFGNNVEDNILISLQKPRWLIALANFFVVIHVIGSYQVFAMPVFDMLESFLVTVMKFKPSMSLRFLTRTAFVAFTLFIGITFPFFGGLLSFFGGFAFAPTTYFLPCVMWLVMYKPKKFGLSWWANWLCIIVGVLLMVLSPIGALKNIILQAKDFKFYS from the exons ATGATAGaatcatatatatacttttataGCATTTTACTGAATTGCGTTTGGTGTATTAGGGGCCCTGGAGTTGCTGTGCTGGTTCTTTCATGGATTATTACTCTGTACACCTTATGGCAGATGGTAGAGATGCATGAAATTGTGCCTGGGAAGAGGTTTGATAGGTACCATGAGTTGGGGCAGCATGCCTTTGGAGAAAAGCTTGGGCTTTGGGTTGTGGTGCCCCAACAATTAATGGTTGAATGTGGAGTGTGCATAGTTTATATGATTACAGGTGGCAATTCCATCAAGAAGATTCATGATACTCTGTGCCCTAATTGCAAATCTATCAAAACCACCTACTTCATCATGATCTTTGCCTCTGTccactttgttctctctcACCTCCCTAGCTTCAATTCCATAGCTGGTGTTTCTCTTGCTGCTGCTGTTATGTCCTTGAG CTACTCTACCATTGCTTGGACAGCTTCTGTGCACAAAGGGGTTGATCCAGAAGTGCAGTATGGTCCCAAGGCTTCAAGCACTGCAGGAAATGTGTTCAACTTCTTTAGTGCTTTGGGAAATgtagcttttgcttttgctggGCACAACGTGGTTTTGGAGATTCAAGCAACAATTCCTTCTACACCAGAAAAGCCTTCCAAAAAACCCATGTGGAAGGGTGTGTTTATTGCTTATGTTGTGGTCGCATTGTGCTATTTCCCTGTTGCTATGATCGGTTACTGGGTGTTTGGAAACAACGTCGAAGATAACATCCTCATATCGTTGCAGAAGCCTCGTTGGCTTATAGCTCTTGctaatttctttgttgttatACATGTCATTGGAAGTTATCAG GTCTTTGCAATGCCAGTGTTTGACATGCTGGAATCATTTCTAGTAACAGTGATGAAATTCAAGCCATCTATGTCACTTCGCTTCCTAACACGAACAGCATTTGTTG CATTCACCTTGTTCATCGGAATCACATTCCCTTTCTTTGGTGGGCTTCTCAGTTTCTTTGGAGGATTTGCTTTTGCTCCCACAACATACTTT CTCCCTTGCGTCATGTGGCTTGTCATGTACAAACCAAAGAAATTTGGCCTTTCTTGGTGGGCTAATTGG CTCTGCATCATAGTTGGAGTGTTATTGATGGTTTTATCTCCAATCGGCGCATTGAAGAACATCATACTTCAAGCCAAGGATTTCAAATTCTACTCTTGA
- the LOC18777124 gene encoding lysine histidine transporter 1 isoform X2 produces MVGAGVLGLPYAMSQLGWGPGVAVLVLSWIITLYTLWQMVEMHEIVPGKRFDRYHELGQHAFGEKLGLWVVVPQQLMVECGVCIVYMITGGNSIKKIHDTLCPNCKSIKTTYFIMIFASVHFVLSHLPSFNSIAGVSLAAAVMSLSYSTIAWTASVHKGVDPEVQYGPKASSTAGNVFNFFSALGNVAFAFAGHNVVLEIQATIPSTPEKPSKKPMWKGVFIAYVVVALCYFPVAMIGYWVFGNNVEDNILISLQKPRWLIALANFFVVIHVIGSYQVFAMPVFDMLESFLVTVMKFKPSMSLRFLTRTAFVAFTLFIGITFPFFGGLLSFFGGFAFAPTTYFLPCVMWLVMYKPKKFGLSWWANWLCIIVGVLLMVLSPIGALKNIILQAKDFKFYS; encoded by the exons ATGGTTGGTGCTGGTGTGCTTGGCCTCCCCTATGCCATGTCTCAACTTGGATG GGGCCCTGGAGTTGCTGTGCTGGTTCTTTCATGGATTATTACTCTGTACACCTTATGGCAGATGGTAGAGATGCATGAAATTGTGCCTGGGAAGAGGTTTGATAGGTACCATGAGTTGGGGCAGCATGCCTTTGGAGAAAAGCTTGGGCTTTGGGTTGTGGTGCCCCAACAATTAATGGTTGAATGTGGAGTGTGCATAGTTTATATGATTACAGGTGGCAATTCCATCAAGAAGATTCATGATACTCTGTGCCCTAATTGCAAATCTATCAAAACCACCTACTTCATCATGATCTTTGCCTCTGTccactttgttctctctcACCTCCCTAGCTTCAATTCCATAGCTGGTGTTTCTCTTGCTGCTGCTGTTATGTCCTTGAG CTACTCTACCATTGCTTGGACAGCTTCTGTGCACAAAGGGGTTGATCCAGAAGTGCAGTATGGTCCCAAGGCTTCAAGCACTGCAGGAAATGTGTTCAACTTCTTTAGTGCTTTGGGAAATgtagcttttgcttttgctggGCACAACGTGGTTTTGGAGATTCAAGCAACAATTCCTTCTACACCAGAAAAGCCTTCCAAAAAACCCATGTGGAAGGGTGTGTTTATTGCTTATGTTGTGGTCGCATTGTGCTATTTCCCTGTTGCTATGATCGGTTACTGGGTGTTTGGAAACAACGTCGAAGATAACATCCTCATATCGTTGCAGAAGCCTCGTTGGCTTATAGCTCTTGctaatttctttgttgttatACATGTCATTGGAAGTTATCAG GTCTTTGCAATGCCAGTGTTTGACATGCTGGAATCATTTCTAGTAACAGTGATGAAATTCAAGCCATCTATGTCACTTCGCTTCCTAACACGAACAGCATTTGTTG CATTCACCTTGTTCATCGGAATCACATTCCCTTTCTTTGGTGGGCTTCTCAGTTTCTTTGGAGGATTTGCTTTTGCTCCCACAACATACTTT CTCCCTTGCGTCATGTGGCTTGTCATGTACAAACCAAAGAAATTTGGCCTTTCTTGGTGGGCTAATTGG CTCTGCATCATAGTTGGAGTGTTATTGATGGTTTTATCTCCAATCGGCGCATTGAAGAACATCATACTTCAAGCCAAGGATTTCAAATTCTACTCTTGA
- the LOC18777975 gene encoding protein PLASTID TRANSCRIPTIONALLY ACTIVE 10, translated as MQVLQTPHQFFTFPKTLNPNPKPHPKQLHHHLQWRPLSFSKPKALSSDEFPVDETFLENFGPKDKETEDEARKRNWVERGWAPWEEVLTPEADFARKSLNEGEEVALQSPEAIEAFKMLRPSYRKKKMEEMGLTEDDYYRKQFEIKGNIPEPLKTVWAAPLVVRHVPPRDWPPRDWEVDKKELEYIREAHKLQAVRVGLEELEREATTETNDLCLDRYKVFLKQYKEWVAANKDRLEEESYKYDQDYHPGRRKRGKDYKEGMYELPFYYPGQICEGKVTAIHLYQGAFVDIGGVYDGWVPIKNNDWYWIRHHIKVGMPVIVEILAKRDPYRFRFPIEMRFVYPNIDHLIFNRFDFSPIFHRDEDTNPDELRRDCGRPPVPRKDPKDKPVEEPLLSNHPYVDKLWQIHVAEQMILNDLEANPEKYKGKKLSELTDTEEFNEENSVEYTKAYYKKTLIPKVILKTSVKELDLEAAFAERELRNRLRREAKERGEEYRVTNMRRNDEMDEYDFLHWRRSVEEREALIRDISCRKALGLPLEEPGRYVESSYFGKDQYDPANPLYRYDYWGEPKNSEKSKQERLTDAHNKAIVGKSTVWYEMSYDDCIKQRMQREAKGIKPREIDEEDSSGEDDDDDDDFDFSFLNETNVDLSDQPHVNGTESSRISDEGMFEEEGL; from the exons ATGCAAGTCCTCCAAACCCCTCACCAATTCTTCACATTccctaaaaccctaaaccctaacccCAAACCCCACCCCAAGCagctccaccaccacctccaatgGCGTCCCCTTAGCTTCTCCAAACCCAAGGCCCTTAGCTCAGACGAGTTCCCAGTCGACGAGACCTTCCTCGAGAACTTCGGcccaaaagacaaagaaaccGAAGACGAAGCCCGAAAGCGCAACTGGGTCGAGCGCGGGTGGGCCCCATGGGAGGAGGTCCTCACGCCCGAGGCCGATTTCGCGCGAAAAAGCTTGAACGAAGGCGAAGAAGTCGCTCTCCAATCCCCAGAGGCCATCGAAGCCTTCAAAATGCTCAGACCGAGTTACCgcaagaagaaaatggaggaAATGGGCCTAACCGAAGACGACTATTATCGCAAACAGTTCGAGATCAAAGGCAACATACCGGAGCCGTTGAAGACGGTTTGGGCCGCGCCGCTGGTCGTCCGACACGTGCCACCGAGGGATTGGCCGCCGAGGGATTGGGAGGTTGATAAGAAGGAGCTAGAGTATATAAGAGAAGCGCATAAGTTGCAGGCAGTGAGGGTTGGATTGGAGGAATTGGAGAGAGAGGCGACGACGGAGACTAATGATTTGTGTTTGGATAGGTATAAGGTGTTCTTGAAGCAGTACAAGGAATGGGTCGCTGCGAATAAGGATCGATTGGAAGAGGAGTCGTATAAG TATGACCAAGATTACCATCCGGGTAGGAGGAAGAGAGGCAAGGACTACAAAGAGGGCATG TATGAACTTCCATTTTATTATCCCGGACAG ATTTGTGAAGGAAAAGTGACAGCTATACATCTATATCAAGGAGCATTTGTGGACATTGGAGGTGTATATGATGG GTGGGtccctataaaaaataatgattgGTACTGGATCCGTCATCACATAAAAGTTGGTATGCCTGTCATTGTTGAAATTCTG GCAAAGCGAGATCCGTACCGTTTTCGGTTTCCTATTGAAATGCGTTTTGTCTATCCTAACATAGACCATTTGAT ATTCAACAGATTTGACTTTTCGCCAATATTTCATCGCGATGAGGATACTAATCCAGATGAATTGCGG CGTGATTGTGGAAGACCTCCTGTACCCAGGAAGGATCCAAAAGACAAACCAGTAGAGGAACCTTTATTGTCAAATCACCCTTATGTTGATAAG TTGTGGCAGATACATGTTGCTGAACAGATGATTTTGAATGATTTGGAGGCTAATCCGGAGAAATACAAAGGCAAAAAACTATCAGAGTTGACTGATACTGAAGAGTTCAATGAAGAAAATAGTGTTGAATATACAAAAGCCTATTATAAGAAAACCTTGATACCAAAAGTGATTCTG AAAACTAGCGTTAAAGAACTTGACTTGGAGGCTGCCTTTGCTGAGCGTGAG CTACGCAACAGACTAAGAAGGGAagcaaaagagagaggagaggaatACAGAGTTACTAATATGAGACGTAATGATGAAATGGATGAGTATGACTTTTTACATTGGCGCAGATCCGTTGAGGAAAGAGAAGCTCTGATCAGAGACATAAGCTG CCGCAAAGCTCTTGGTCTACCACTTGAAGAGCCAGGAAGGTATGTGGAATCCAGTTACTTTGGGAAGGATCAATATGACCCGGCAAACCCTCTGTATCGGTATGACTACTGGGGAGAACCAAAGAACTCAGAGAAGAGCAAGCAAGAGCGGCTGACAGATGCTCATAACAAAGCCATTGTGGGAAAGAGCACTGTTTGGTATGAAATGTCATATGACGATTGCATCAAGCAACGAATGCAAAGAGAAGCTAAGGGAATAAAACCAAGAGAAATCGATGAAGAAGATTCAAGCGGAGAAGACGATGATGACGACGATGACTTTGATTTCAGCTTCTTAAATGAAACCAACGTTGATTTGTCGGACCAGCCTCATGTTAATGGCACCGAATCTTCAAGAATTTCGGATGAAGGCATGTTTGAGGAAGAAGGTCTATAA